Proteins from a single region of Desulfatirhabdium butyrativorans DSM 18734:
- a CDS encoding ATP-binding protein produces the protein MERAIDHYLQQWKDAARRKPLVIRGARQVGKTYSIRQLGTTFPYYVEVNFEKDRQIAGVFSGSLSPRTICEKLSVFYRTPIEAGNTLLFFDELQVCPDAIRALRFFQEEFPELHLVAAGSLLEFALAEIPTHGVGRLTNLFMYPLSFEEFLTALGEGQLVAMINNGSPEQPLDQLFHDRLLELLRVFLIIGGMPEVVQQYIEQRDILFCQRLQDDIIITARDDFAKYRARAPLARLDEVFRAIPFQTGNKFTYASIDPSVKSTIYKDCLDMLVQAGLAYLVYHTAAQGIPLGAQVKPNLFKAILFDVGIQQRLQRNDVSLLLTASDHNEINRGNIAEAFVGTELIKHGPTHLPPALYYWRRQAKSSNAEVDYVVQLGNEIVPVEVKSGSKGSMQSMHLFLKERGLPYGIRVSTENFSAYDKIRVVPLYAVSTIQRELIL, from the coding sequence ATGGAACGTGCCATTGACCATTATCTGCAGCAGTGGAAAGATGCCGCCAGGCGCAAACCTCTGGTCATCCGTGGCGCCCGTCAAGTGGGAAAGACCTACTCTATCCGTCAGCTTGGAACAACCTTTCCTTACTATGTGGAGGTCAATTTCGAAAAAGACCGGCAGATTGCCGGTGTATTCAGTGGTTCTCTGTCCCCCCGAACCATCTGCGAGAAGTTATCGGTCTTTTACCGAACTCCCATCGAGGCAGGAAATACGCTTCTGTTCTTTGACGAGCTGCAGGTCTGCCCGGATGCCATCCGCGCATTACGGTTTTTCCAGGAAGAGTTCCCGGAACTGCACCTGGTAGCTGCAGGTTCGCTGCTTGAATTCGCCCTTGCCGAAATACCAACACACGGCGTCGGACGCCTGACGAACCTGTTCATGTACCCGCTTTCCTTTGAAGAGTTCCTTACCGCACTGGGAGAGGGACAACTTGTGGCGATGATCAACAACGGTTCGCCAGAACAGCCTCTGGATCAGCTTTTCCACGACCGTTTGCTTGAACTGCTGCGAGTTTTCCTGATTATCGGCGGTATGCCGGAGGTGGTTCAGCAGTACATTGAACAGCGAGACATACTCTTCTGCCAGCGACTGCAGGATGATATCATCATCACTGCACGGGACGACTTTGCCAAGTACCGTGCGCGTGCCCCCCTTGCCAGGTTGGATGAGGTGTTCCGGGCCATTCCGTTTCAGACCGGCAACAAATTCACCTACGCATCTATTGATCCATCGGTAAAATCAACCATCTACAAGGATTGTCTGGACATGCTGGTCCAGGCAGGTCTCGCCTATCTGGTGTATCATACCGCAGCACAGGGGATACCTCTTGGCGCGCAGGTCAAGCCAAACCTGTTCAAGGCAATCTTGTTCGATGTTGGCATCCAGCAGCGGCTGCAACGCAACGATGTCTCGCTTTTGCTTACGGCCAGCGATCACAACGAGATCAACCGGGGGAACATTGCCGAGGCGTTTGTGGGCACAGAACTGATAAAACATGGCCCGACCCATCTGCCCCCTGCCCTCTACTACTGGCGCCGCCAGGCAAAAAGCAGCAATGCCGAGGTTGACTATGTAGTACAACTGGGGAACGAAATCGTACCTGTTGAGGTCAAATCCGGCAGCAAGGGAAGCATGCAGAGCATGCATCTGTTTCTCAAAGAACGCGGCCTTCCCTACGGTATCCGGGTTTCAACTGAAAATTTTTCCGCATATGACAAAATCCGGGTAGTGCCGCTGTATGCCGTGAGTACCATACAGCGGGAATTGATACTGTAG
- a CDS encoding FAD-dependent oxidoreductase, protein MCVANANNPKIAPCQAACPAGIDVPRYIRAVRKGRFEEALAVIREKIPFPFVCGYACVHPCEAKCSRNQFEGPVAIRMLKRIAAEKGWRRQPKPVRLSPTDKKVAIVGSGPAGLTAAWYLFLQGHDVTVFEALAEAGGLLRYGIPGYRLPNEIVDRDIAVIEQAGVIIRTHTRIDTAESLLEKGYNAVFVATGAWRSLRMGIPGEESPCVLDGLTFLKEIHSGKTFPIGAKVLVVGGGNTAIDAARVARRLGAETTILYRRTRDQMPAAEEEIDQALEEGVVIRFLTAPVRIGNGSVTCIRMALGDKDIDGRPRPVPIENSAFVLEASTVISAIGQQADIPTDRLKRNRNGTIAVDDDSLATSEKGIFAGGDAVLGPASIIEAIGQGRRAAISIDRFLGVTGSIDRLSEIPRTETIPEAAPRGTLRVKVRLAARKKRMVGDFDIVEKTLKPSAAMQEAGRCLSCDLREFEVTINEAACKDCGYCRDVCGLGVFTRSDRFNPGGYRPAMVSHPERCIGCLKCLYICPDFAITIRDRLEQ, encoded by the coding sequence GTGTGCGTTGCAAACGCCAACAATCCAAAAATCGCACCGTGCCAGGCGGCCTGCCCGGCCGGCATTGACGTGCCCCGCTATATCCGCGCCGTCCGCAAAGGACGCTTCGAGGAGGCCCTTGCCGTCATTCGCGAAAAAATCCCTTTTCCCTTCGTCTGCGGTTACGCCTGTGTGCACCCCTGCGAAGCGAAGTGTTCGCGCAACCAGTTCGAAGGCCCCGTGGCAATTCGCATGCTCAAGCGCATCGCTGCAGAGAAAGGCTGGCGGAGGCAGCCAAAACCCGTACGACTGAGCCCGACAGACAAAAAGGTCGCCATTGTCGGCTCGGGTCCCGCCGGACTCACCGCTGCCTGGTATCTCTTCCTGCAAGGCCACGATGTGACGGTTTTCGAGGCCCTTGCTGAAGCAGGCGGCCTGCTTCGCTACGGCATACCGGGTTACCGGCTGCCCAACGAGATCGTAGACCGGGATATCGCGGTGATCGAACAGGCAGGCGTTATAATCCGCACCCATACACGGATAGACACTGCCGAGTCCCTTCTGGAGAAGGGTTACAATGCCGTCTTTGTTGCCACTGGGGCTTGGCGCAGCCTCAGGATGGGCATTCCGGGCGAGGAGAGCCCCTGTGTACTCGACGGCCTCACCTTCCTGAAAGAGATCCATTCGGGAAAGACATTCCCCATCGGAGCGAAGGTGCTCGTCGTCGGGGGCGGCAACACGGCCATCGACGCTGCTCGGGTTGCAAGAAGGCTTGGCGCCGAAACGACCATCCTCTATAGACGCACCCGCGACCAGATGCCTGCTGCCGAAGAGGAGATCGACCAGGCACTCGAAGAAGGCGTGGTCATTCGCTTCCTGACGGCACCGGTTCGCATCGGGAACGGTTCGGTGACATGCATTCGCATGGCGCTCGGCGACAAAGACATCGACGGCCGTCCACGACCTGTGCCCATCGAGAACAGTGCGTTTGTCCTGGAGGCATCGACTGTCATCTCGGCCATCGGCCAGCAGGCGGACATCCCGACGGATCGGCTCAAGCGAAATCGGAACGGAACCATTGCGGTCGACGACGACTCGCTCGCCACATCGGAAAAAGGAATCTTCGCCGGAGGGGACGCCGTCCTAGGCCCTGCTTCCATCATCGAAGCCATCGGTCAGGGACGCAGAGCCGCCATATCCATCGATCGCTTCCTTGGCGTTACAGGAAGCATCGACCGGCTATCGGAAATCCCCCGCACAGAAACGATTCCTGAGGCTGCCCCTCGTGGAACGCTGCGGGTGAAAGTTAGGCTGGCAGCACGCAAGAAGCGGATGGTGGGCGACTTCGATATTGTCGAGAAAACGCTGAAGCCTTCCGCTGCAATGCAGGAGGCCGGCAGATGTCTGTCCTGTGATTTGCGCGAATTCGAGGTGACGATCAACGAGGCGGCATGCAAAGATTGCGGCTACTGCCGGGATGTTTGCGGTCTTGGGGTCTTTACGCGATCCGATCGCTTCAACCCCGGCGGCTACAGACCTGCCATGGTCTCCCACCCGGAACGGTGCATCGGATGCCTCAAGTGCCTGTACATCTGCCCGGATTTCGCCATCACGATCCGGGATCGTCTTGAACAGTAG
- a CDS encoding 2-oxoacid:acceptor oxidoreductase family protein has protein sequence MTTENTHVEVILAGTGGQGLILAGILLAEAAILEGKNVVQTQSYGIASRGGLSVAEVIIDTDEILFQQVQHPDCILTLTEEAVQKYESWAGKGVPILYDSTLAQPRTAPNFMGVAFTKMASDLGNEMSVNLLALGTVAGKTGIVKIEALEQMIRKRFKGAAAEMNLKVLATGYGLMDSQKVAVPPILGSFRA, from the coding sequence ATGACAACGGAAAACACGCACGTCGAGGTGATTCTGGCGGGAACGGGTGGGCAGGGCTTGATCCTCGCGGGTATCCTGCTCGCGGAAGCGGCGATCCTCGAGGGAAAGAATGTGGTCCAGACACAGTCTTACGGCATTGCAAGCCGGGGGGGCCTTTCGGTGGCGGAAGTCATCATCGATACCGATGAGATCCTTTTTCAGCAAGTGCAGCATCCCGATTGCATCCTCACATTGACGGAAGAGGCCGTACAGAAGTACGAGAGCTGGGCCGGCAAGGGGGTACCGATCCTCTACGACAGCACCCTGGCCCAACCCCGAACTGCCCCCAACTTCATGGGCGTTGCATTCACGAAGATGGCAAGCGATTTGGGCAACGAGATGAGCGTCAACCTTCTGGCCTTGGGAACCGTAGCTGGAAAGACCGGGATCGTGAAGATCGAAGCCCTGGAGCAGATGATCCGGAAGCGCTTCAAAGGCGCTGCCGCCGAGATGAATCTCAAGGTATTGGCGACGGGTTATGGCTTGATGGACTCGCAAAAAGTCGCTGTACCCCCGATTTTGGGGTCTTTCCGGGCCTGA
- a CDS encoding thiamine pyrophosphate-dependent enzyme: MAHATGMKYLKGGILPHMWCAGCGIGIMLGALLRAFEELDYAATDTVVVTGIGCTGKADDYLVTNALHTTHGRALAYATGIKAYNPKLHVVVLMGDGDGVTIGGNHFIHACRRNMDLTAIILNNFNFGMTGGQVSGTTPQECHTSTTIYGNPERGFDICALAETAGANYVARCIPYYGWEMKETMKEALTQKGFSVVEVVSPCPTHFGRRNEMKGIPDMLHWLRDRAVAVDAYRNLPESERGERLAIGTFVSRDFPDFNTRYESVRSRAQQG; encoded by the coding sequence GTGGCACACGCAACGGGAATGAAATATCTCAAGGGCGGGATCCTTCCGCACATGTGGTGCGCTGGCTGCGGCATCGGCATCATGCTCGGAGCTCTGCTGAGGGCTTTCGAGGAACTCGACTACGCCGCAACCGACACGGTGGTCGTCACAGGCATCGGCTGTACGGGCAAAGCGGATGACTATCTGGTCACCAATGCCCTGCATACCACCCACGGCCGCGCGCTTGCCTACGCGACAGGCATCAAGGCGTACAATCCGAAACTCCACGTAGTGGTCCTCATGGGCGACGGCGACGGCGTGACCATCGGAGGGAACCATTTCATCCATGCCTGCCGCCGCAACATGGATCTCACAGCCATCATCCTGAACAACTTCAATTTCGGCATGACGGGCGGCCAAGTGTCGGGCACAACCCCGCAGGAGTGCCACACGAGCACCACGATCTACGGCAATCCGGAGCGGGGTTTCGATATCTGCGCCTTGGCCGAAACGGCTGGAGCCAATTACGTGGCCCGCTGCATACCCTATTACGGATGGGAAATGAAGGAAACCATGAAAGAAGCCCTCACCCAAAAGGGCTTTTCCGTCGTAGAAGTGGTCAGCCCCTGCCCCACACACTTCGGCCGTCGCAACGAGATGAAGGGCATCCCCGATATGCTTCACTGGTTGCGGGATCGGGCCGTAGCGGTCGATGCCTACCGCAATCTGCCCGAGTCCGAGCGCGGCGAGCGCTTGGCCATCGGCACGTTTGTATCGAGAGATTTCCCGGACTTCAATACCCGATACGAAAGCGTCCGGTCCAGGGCTCAGCAAGGCTGA
- a CDS encoding 2-oxoacid:acceptor oxidoreductase subunit alpha: MSAASRSFRCNTVNGKDTLLSKEIRLMQGNEAIAEGAIYAGARFYAGYPITPSSEIAEVCSQKLPKLGGMYIQMEDEIASIAAVIGASLAGAKAFTATSGPGFSLMQENLGLAVMGEVPCVVVNVQRAGPSTGLATRPAQSDIMQVRWGRHGDQTLIALCPSSVKECFALTVTAFNFAERYRVPVVLMPDEIVGHMRENVELPAPDALEVVNRKTPTGHPADYKPFQADEDGIAPLAAYGSEYVFHVSSSMHGLDGYSNNDPNNAAWRIRQLHEKIARHRDEIVLTQTFDTDDMDVLLVTIGATTRSGRAAAIEARKRGVKAGVLQLQTVWPFPDREVAELGQRAKRIVVPEMNYSGQIADEVLKAVGPDMDLRRVNRYNGTIINPQDILAEIFDAA; this comes from the coding sequence ATGTCGGCCGCTTCGAGATCGTTCCGCTGCAATACGGTTAACGGAAAGGATACGCTCTTGTCCAAGGAAATTCGCCTGATGCAAGGCAATGAAGCTATCGCGGAAGGGGCCATCTATGCCGGGGCGAGGTTCTACGCCGGCTATCCGATTACACCCTCCTCCGAGATCGCAGAAGTATGTTCGCAGAAGCTGCCCAAGCTGGGCGGTATGTATATCCAGATGGAAGACGAGATCGCATCCATCGCTGCGGTCATCGGCGCCTCACTGGCCGGGGCCAAGGCGTTTACGGCCACAAGCGGACCGGGCTTTTCCCTCATGCAGGAAAATCTGGGACTTGCAGTGATGGGTGAGGTGCCCTGCGTCGTTGTGAACGTGCAGCGCGCCGGCCCCAGCACGGGCCTTGCGACTCGGCCGGCCCAATCGGATATCATGCAGGTTCGTTGGGGCCGTCACGGGGATCAGACGCTCATCGCACTGTGCCCTTCGAGCGTGAAGGAATGTTTCGCGTTGACCGTGACGGCCTTCAACTTCGCCGAACGCTACCGGGTGCCCGTCGTGCTGATGCCCGATGAAATTGTGGGCCACATGCGGGAAAATGTCGAGCTTCCCGCCCCGGACGCGTTGGAGGTGGTGAACCGCAAGACCCCGACAGGACATCCTGCCGACTACAAACCTTTCCAGGCCGATGAGGATGGGATTGCACCGCTTGCCGCATACGGCAGCGAATACGTTTTTCACGTCTCGAGTTCCATGCATGGCCTCGACGGATACAGCAACAACGATCCGAACAATGCCGCCTGGCGCATCCGGCAGCTCCACGAGAAGATCGCCCGTCATCGGGATGAGATCGTGCTGACCCAGACCTTCGATACGGACGATATGGATGTGCTGTTGGTAACCATCGGTGCGACGACCCGTTCCGGGCGTGCCGCAGCCATCGAGGCCCGCAAGCGGGGAGTCAAGGCGGGAGTGCTGCAGTTGCAAACCGTCTGGCCCTTTCCGGACCGCGAAGTGGCCGAACTCGGACAGCGCGCGAAACGGATCGTCGTTCCGGAGATGAATTACTCGGGGCAGATCGCAGACGAGGTCCTCAAGGCTGTAGGTCCCGATATGGATTTGCGGCGCGTCAACCGATACAACGGAACGATCATCAACCCCCAGGACATCCTCGCAGAAATCTTCGATGCGGCATAG
- the ade gene encoding adenine deaminase, translating into MTFEEKALKAIVDRLSETIAMARGDAPADLRLENCRIINVFSGEILDGDIVVSGGRIVGFGPLPAREVQDMHGMYAAPGLIDAHVHIESSMTCPAQFAAAVLPRGTTTVVADPHEIANVMGTAGIAYMLDTSADLPANIHFTLSSCVPATSMETSGAVIGPAEIAEWISNDRIPALAEMMNFPGVLFRDPEVLQKIAVATAAGKPIDGHSPGLSGSDLTAYIAAGIRSDHECVSLSEAREKLRQGMFILVREGSGAKNARTLMPLVGPDTWHRMMWCTDDRNPHDLVQEGSIDVLLRMAVSMGVSPITAIRMGTLVPATYFGLNHVGAIAPGRQADLVFFRDLESFAPEEVYWKGRRVAAGGTLEPTVSYAQPDVPPFTMHIEAEQLDFRVQATAGSHIRVIEIVPDQIVTRAGIDDACVQEGLLISDVRRDLLKLAVIERHGRTGTKAVAFVRGFGLRSGALASSVAHDSHNVIVVGASDTDMQAAVTAIRDMGGGIVVVNEGRILERLALPIAGLMSTRPVREIAERLTHLVQASRSLGCPLNDPFMTLSFLALPVIPELKLTDMGLVDVGRFEIVPLQYG; encoded by the coding sequence ATGACATTCGAAGAAAAGGCCCTGAAAGCCATCGTTGACAGGCTTTCTGAAACCATCGCCATGGCCCGCGGAGATGCGCCCGCAGACCTTCGGCTGGAAAACTGCCGGATCATCAACGTCTTTTCCGGAGAAATTCTTGACGGCGACATCGTCGTATCCGGGGGGCGGATCGTCGGCTTCGGTCCTCTTCCGGCAAGGGAAGTGCAGGACATGCACGGAATGTACGCCGCACCGGGGCTGATCGATGCTCACGTTCACATCGAAAGTTCCATGACCTGTCCGGCTCAATTTGCTGCAGCCGTTCTTCCCCGGGGGACGACGACCGTGGTGGCCGACCCCCACGAAATCGCAAACGTCATGGGAACGGCCGGGATCGCTTACATGCTCGATACGTCGGCCGATCTTCCGGCCAACATTCACTTCACCCTCTCCTCCTGCGTGCCCGCCACCTCGATGGAAACCTCGGGGGCCGTGATCGGCCCTGCCGAGATCGCCGAATGGATTTCCAACGACCGGATTCCAGCGCTTGCCGAAATGATGAATTTTCCGGGCGTGCTCTTTCGGGATCCGGAAGTGCTGCAGAAAATCGCCGTTGCGACAGCCGCCGGAAAACCCATCGATGGACACAGTCCCGGACTGTCGGGATCGGATTTGACGGCCTATATCGCAGCAGGCATTCGAAGCGACCATGAATGCGTTTCCCTGTCCGAAGCCCGGGAAAAGCTGCGACAGGGGATGTTCATTCTGGTGCGGGAGGGCTCCGGAGCCAAGAACGCCCGGACCCTGATGCCGCTGGTCGGCCCCGACACCTGGCATCGGATGATGTGGTGTACGGACGATCGCAATCCGCACGACCTGGTGCAGGAAGGCAGCATCGATGTCCTGCTGCGGATGGCCGTTTCCATGGGCGTTTCTCCGATCACGGCCATCCGTATGGGAACCCTCGTGCCTGCGACATATTTCGGGTTGAACCATGTGGGGGCCATCGCTCCGGGACGTCAGGCGGACTTGGTGTTTTTTCGGGACCTCGAGTCTTTCGCACCCGAAGAAGTGTACTGGAAGGGGAGGCGGGTGGCTGCCGGAGGAACTTTGGAGCCGACGGTGTCGTATGCGCAGCCCGATGTGCCGCCGTTTACGATGCACATCGAGGCCGAACAGCTCGATTTCCGGGTGCAGGCAACCGCCGGAAGCCACATCCGGGTCATCGAGATCGTCCCCGATCAGATCGTCACCCGGGCGGGTATCGACGACGCATGTGTACAGGAGGGTCTGCTCATCTCCGATGTCCGCCGGGATCTTCTCAAACTTGCCGTCATCGAGCGGCATGGGCGCACCGGCACCAAGGCCGTCGCCTTCGTTCGGGGATTCGGGCTTCGCTCGGGCGCGCTCGCCAGCAGTGTGGCCCACGATTCCCACAACGTCATCGTCGTCGGAGCCAGCGACACCGACATGCAAGCAGCCGTCACCGCCATCCGGGACATGGGCGGCGGTATTGTCGTGGTCAACGAGGGCCGCATTCTCGAGCGTCTGGCGCTTCCGATTGCAGGACTCATGTCCACCCGTCCCGTGCGCGAAATCGCCGAACGCCTGACGCACCTCGTCCAGGCCTCTCGCAGCCTCGGCTGCCCCTTGAACGATCCATTCATGACCCTGTCCTTTCTCGCTCTTCCTGTCATTCCGGAGCTCAAACTCACGGACATGGGCCTGGTCGATGTCGGCCGCTTCGAGATCGTTCCGCTGCAATACGGTTAA
- a CDS encoding amidohydrolase family protein, producing MAFDILIDNGIIITVNHSFEIIRNGWIGISGDRIAALGSMAQTADRPPAGKVVDAAGCILLPGLINAHTHLPMSLFRGLTDDLPLIEWLEKHIFPAEAAFITPETVRPATLLSCAEMLLSGTTTCCDGYFLESDVAGAVRDSGMRAVLGQGVIDYPAPGVPDPSQNIEVARSFLSEWTHLSSQIRPSLFCHSPYTCSEETLLRTKALCRETGVRFQIHAAETKWEYDHLMETKGTTPIGYLDRLGLLDPETMLVHAIWVDEDDIERIYRSGASVVHTAQSAMKLASGIAPIERYIELGIPTALGTDGSASNNTLDMFREMDITAKLHKIANQDPTVLNSRTVIEMATIQAARAIGLEREIGSLEVGKKADLVILDAARPHLAPLYHPESQIVYAARGADVRDTMVDGNWLVRNGKCIAFDLEGVQAEVRRIADDIRRKGPESHR from the coding sequence ATGGCTTTCGATATTCTTATCGACAATGGCATCATCATCACGGTCAACCATTCATTCGAAATCATCCGAAATGGATGGATCGGCATTTCAGGCGACAGAATAGCGGCTCTCGGATCGATGGCACAAACAGCAGATCGGCCGCCAGCAGGGAAAGTGGTCGATGCGGCAGGCTGTATCCTTCTGCCGGGCTTGATCAACGCTCACACCCACTTGCCGATGAGCCTGTTTCGCGGGCTTACCGACGATCTTCCCCTGATCGAATGGCTCGAAAAGCACATCTTTCCGGCGGAGGCAGCCTTCATCACCCCGGAAACCGTTCGGCCAGCCACCCTGCTTTCCTGCGCCGAAATGCTCCTATCCGGCACCACCACCTGCTGCGATGGGTATTTCCTGGAATCCGACGTGGCCGGAGCCGTTCGGGATTCCGGCATGCGGGCTGTTTTGGGGCAGGGCGTGATCGATTATCCGGCTCCCGGCGTCCCCGATCCATCCCAGAACATTGAGGTGGCCCGATCTTTCCTATCGGAATGGACACACCTTTCTTCGCAAATCCGGCCATCCCTCTTCTGCCATTCCCCCTATACGTGCTCCGAGGAAACCCTTCTTCGAACCAAGGCCCTGTGCCGCGAAACCGGTGTTCGCTTCCAGATTCATGCTGCGGAAACCAAATGGGAATATGACCACTTGATGGAAACGAAAGGGACGACACCCATCGGATACCTGGATCGACTGGGTCTGTTGGACCCGGAAACCATGCTGGTTCATGCCATCTGGGTCGATGAGGATGATATCGAACGGATCTACAGGTCGGGAGCATCCGTCGTTCATACGGCCCAGAGCGCCATGAAGCTCGCTTCGGGAATCGCTCCGATCGAACGCTACATCGAGCTCGGCATTCCCACCGCCCTCGGTACGGATGGTAGCGCCAGCAACAACACCCTCGACATGTTCCGGGAAATGGACATCACCGCAAAACTGCACAAAATCGCCAACCAGGATCCGACCGTCCTGAACAGTCGAACCGTCATTGAAATGGCCACCATCCAGGCCGCGAGGGCCATCGGTCTCGAACGGGAAATCGGTTCCCTCGAAGTCGGCAAGAAGGCCGATCTCGTCATCCTGGATGCCGCAAGGCCCCACCTGGCGCCGCTGTATCACCCGGAAAGTCAGATCGTCTATGCAGCCCGGGGAGCCGACGTCCGGGACACGATGGTGGACGGCAACTGGCTGGTGCGAAACGGGAAATGCATTGCCTTCGACCTGGAAGGGGTGCAAGCGGAAGTGAGGAGGATCGCCGATGACATTCGAAGAAAAGGCCCTGAAAGCCATCGTTGA
- a CDS encoding CBS and ACT domain-containing protein — translation MLVKNWMSRPVVTIESNQSMQEAIHLLKTHRIGRLPVLEKGKLVGIVTDRDLKRASASDATTLEIHELMYLMSKIQIKDIMSRKVISVPADFTIEETAEVLLSNNISGVPVLDAQQILVGIITHTDLFKVILSLTGIGKRGIQFAFELEDRPGSIMEVAQVIRSFGGRMSSILTTYEHAPQGFRHVYIRAFDLNRKDVAELKRQLKEKAKIMYIVDHRENNREILI, via the coding sequence ATGCTGGTCAAGAACTGGATGAGCAGGCCGGTGGTAACGATTGAAAGCAATCAGTCGATGCAGGAGGCCATTCATTTGCTGAAAACCCACCGGATCGGAAGACTTCCGGTCCTGGAAAAGGGAAAACTGGTAGGAATCGTGACGGATCGCGATTTAAAGCGTGCCTCCGCTTCGGACGCCACTACCCTCGAAATTCACGAACTGATGTATCTGATGTCCAAAATTCAGATCAAGGATATCATGAGCCGCAAGGTGATCAGCGTGCCTGCCGATTTCACCATCGAGGAAACGGCGGAAGTGCTGCTTTCAAACAACATATCGGGTGTTCCGGTGCTCGATGCCCAGCAGATCCTGGTTGGCATCATCACCCATACGGATCTGTTCAAGGTGATTCTGTCGCTGACCGGGATCGGGAAACGCGGAATCCAGTTTGCTTTCGAACTGGAGGACCGGCCGGGCTCCATTATGGAGGTTGCACAGGTCATCCGCTCTTTCGGCGGAAGGATGTCGAGTATTCTCACCACATATGAACATGCGCCGCAGGGGTTTCGCCATGTTTACATCCGCGCCTTCGATCTGAACCGAAAGGATGTGGCGGAGTTGAAAAGACAGTTGAAAGAAAAAGCAAAGATCATGTATATCGTCGATCATCGGGAAAATAATCGGGAGATATTGATCTAA